In a single window of the Agrobacterium fabrum str. C58 genome:
- a CDS encoding ABC transporter permease, with protein sequence MSGAFSAIGAFWTYVSTLLDPFCGPVGLFSLFGNGTLVACGDAGWGDEIAFGVKVTISLALATLPVGLLIGFLIALAAQSEEKSLRLAAGIYTTIFRGLPELLTLFIVYYGVQMLLQSVAGYVGFSGPVEINAFVAGMLALSVVFSSYASEVLLSAFKAIPKGQYEAGDALGLSRSRTMVLIIIPQLVRIALPGMTNLWVILLKDTSYVSIIGLADIIRQTGIAARVSKEAFFFYGIACLLYLILALISSVGIGFIDRWSRKSEARR encoded by the coding sequence ATGAGCGGAGCATTTTCCGCCATAGGTGCGTTCTGGACCTATGTCTCGACACTTCTCGATCCCTTCTGCGGACCGGTCGGTCTCTTCTCGCTTTTCGGAAACGGCACTCTGGTCGCCTGCGGCGATGCGGGCTGGGGCGATGAAATCGCCTTTGGCGTCAAGGTCACGATCTCGCTGGCGCTCGCCACCCTGCCCGTCGGTCTGCTGATCGGCTTCCTCATCGCGCTTGCCGCGCAATCGGAGGAAAAGTCGCTGCGGCTGGCCGCCGGAATCTACACCACCATCTTCCGCGGCCTGCCGGAACTGCTGACGCTCTTCATCGTCTATTACGGCGTCCAGATGCTGCTGCAATCGGTGGCCGGTTATGTCGGTTTCAGCGGCCCCGTCGAAATCAATGCCTTCGTGGCCGGCATGCTGGCGCTTTCGGTGGTGTTTTCGTCCTATGCGTCGGAAGTGCTGCTGTCCGCCTTCAAGGCCATACCGAAGGGGCAATATGAGGCGGGTGACGCGCTTGGTCTTTCCCGCAGCCGCACCATGGTGCTCATCATCATTCCGCAGCTTGTGCGGATCGCCCTGCCCGGCATGACCAATCTCTGGGTGATCCTCCTGAAGGACACTTCTTACGTCTCGATCATCGGCCTTGCAGATATCATCCGCCAGACCGGCATTGCCGCCCGCGTCAGCAAGGAAGCCTTCTTCTTCTACGGCATCGCCTGCCTGCTTTATCTCATTCTCGCGCTCATCTCGTCGGTCGGCATCGGTTTCATCGACCGCTGGTCTCGCAAATCGGAGGCCAGACGATGA
- a CDS encoding ABC transporter permease, whose protein sequence is MSHIQELIPPRPAPVVADKPLNLSRVVGIAVITLWLLLAAGLIFAMIEGWDWDKFQRYGPRYIDGLITTITLVGSSIILGAILSVPIAFARMSENRIIGAFAYAYVYVFRSTPLLAQLFLIYYGLGSFRPALEAVDLWWFFREAWYCGLLSLTLNTAAYQAEILRGAIRSVPRGQHEGAASLGISKFITFRKVILPQALIVALRPYGNEIILMIKGSAVVSIVTVFDLMGQTRYAFSRTFDYQAYLWAAIFYLTIVETLRHIWAWLEARLTRHLKR, encoded by the coding sequence ATGAGCCATATCCAGGAACTCATTCCGCCGCGGCCCGCCCCCGTTGTCGCCGACAAGCCGCTCAATCTTTCCCGCGTCGTCGGCATTGCCGTCATCACGCTTTGGCTGCTGCTCGCCGCCGGGCTGATCTTCGCCATGATCGAAGGCTGGGACTGGGATAAATTCCAACGTTATGGCCCTCGTTACATCGATGGCCTCATCACCACCATCACGCTGGTCGGCAGCTCGATCATTCTCGGCGCAATCCTGTCCGTGCCGATCGCCTTTGCCCGCATGTCGGAAAACCGCATCATCGGCGCGTTCGCTTATGCCTATGTCTATGTGTTCCGCAGCACGCCGTTGCTCGCACAGCTCTTCCTGATCTATTACGGCCTTGGCAGCTTCCGCCCGGCGCTGGAAGCCGTCGATCTGTGGTGGTTCTTCCGCGAAGCCTGGTATTGCGGCCTCCTGTCGCTAACGCTCAACACCGCCGCCTATCAGGCCGAGATCCTGCGCGGCGCCATCCGGAGCGTGCCGCGCGGCCAGCATGAGGGGGCCGCCTCCCTCGGCATTTCGAAATTCATTACCTTCCGCAAGGTCATCCTGCCGCAGGCGCTGATCGTCGCATTGCGCCCCTATGGCAACGAGATCATCCTGATGATCAAGGGCTCGGCAGTCGTTTCCATCGTCACGGTCTTCGACCTGATGGGACAGACCCGTTACGCCTTTTCCCGCACCTTCGATTATCAGGCCTATCTCTGGGCCGCGATCTTCTACCTGACGATCGTCGAAACGCTGCGGCATATCTGGGCGTGGCTGGAAGCCCGCCTGACGCGACACCTCAAGCGCTGA
- a CDS encoding usg protein, producing the protein MNKEMEMMLRGYGLTTAQIFYRMPDHPLVLQTYVWQDYDLAPDFPEMHGFLKFWQEKLDGPLHSVRYVHRQVISAQEWRALKGEFILH; encoded by the coding sequence ATGAACAAGGAAATGGAAATGATGCTGAGAGGCTACGGCCTCACCACCGCGCAAATATTCTATCGCATGCCGGACCATCCACTGGTTCTCCAGACCTATGTCTGGCAGGACTATGATCTCGCCCCGGACTTCCCCGAAATGCATGGTTTCCTCAAATTCTGGCAGGAAAAGCTCGACGGTCCCCTGCATTCCGTCCGCTACGTGCACCGACAGGTGATCTCCGCGCAGGAATGGCGCGCGCTGAAGGGAGAGTTCATCCTCCACTGA